Proteins encoded together in one Festucalex cinctus isolate MCC-2025b chromosome 8, RoL_Fcin_1.0, whole genome shotgun sequence window:
- the tas1r3 gene encoding taste receptor type 1 member 3: MAVCLNVLVLCWMLRLTCCLTSPAWFQNISTSLFNLSGDIMLGGLFAINQLTSNLSQRTEPNDINCESLNELELGLAVVMKYAVDDVNANQALLPGIKLGYTIHDTCKQTAVVVRPTISYLTAKNSGELSVECNYTDYETSVVAVIGPFNSEMVSVIGKVLGFFLMPQISFGATSDKFSNKLVYPSFFRTVPSDTWQVNAIALLLRELAWNWVAVVGSDEEYGQQGAQEFTKKAETMSTCVAYQGMIPVYTDPVEAVKNIVDNIQATKVKVVLVFSLPDPAEVFFKEVIKRKIKGVWIASASWVVHNRLTSIPDMQTIGTVIGFTYKTQTLDLLPAYTEALFTKMSEEKTSYDAPKLNDPCPKCWNLSPANMSLVMNAAVKRASFSVYAAIYSVAQSLHNMLGCNSTTCKWDAETKILPWKLLRVLQNTSFDINGKHLVYDSSGNPNIGYGVIEWIWTDSHLEFVVVGNFDEELSINKSLLKWHTENSEVPKSTCSAECGKGQVRRVKGFHSCCFDCIDCLPGTYQANKEDIQCTPCPRGQWSQTLSTNCTKPTFDVLSWDKPAALHLALGGALLLLCQVGVAGVLLRHWRTPMVAASGGPLTFVVLFSLMGACLSLALFLGQPGDAVCRLQLPLISILQTIALSVLTAISLQIFIITEFHDKAASHLQTLRGPACWLFLIFCCAVQAGFCGWFIKEGPSLSEHVAHMEINFLKAFLSCPVTPIVGLALMQGLNVLMALMSFMCTFMATKPPHQYYLARDITFSTLIYCMIWVTFIPIYMGLNEKKRYSILISFNMVSNFGLMAAYYFPKCHLLLRKPELNTLEYFCTFLEGTMPANEDPQPQQAH; the protein is encoded by the exons ATGGCCGTATGTTtgaatgtgttggttctgtgCTGGATGCTGAGGCTGACATGTTGCCTGACTTCACCGGCATGGTTTCAGAACATTTCCACCAGCCTCTTCAATTTATCTGGAGACATTATGCTGGGTGGCCTCTTTGCCATCAACCAGTTGACCAGCAACCTCAGCCAGAGGACCGAACCGAATGACATCAACTGTGAAAG TTTGAATGAGCTCGAACTGGGACTCGCAGTGGTGATGAAATACGCGGTGGATGACGTCAACGCCAACCAAGCGCTGCTCCCTGGCATCAAGCTGGGTTATACAATCCATGACACGTGCAAACAAACCGCCGTTGTCGTAAGGCCCACGATCTCTTACCTGACTGCAAAAAACAGCGGAGAGCTATCTGTGGAGTGCAACTACACCGACTACGAGACCAGCGTGGTTGCCGTGATTGGGCCCTTCAACTCGGAAATGGTGTCGGTCATTGGGAAAGTTCTGGGATTCTTTCTGATGCCACAG ATCAGCTTTGGCGCCACCAGCGACAAATTCAGCAACAAGCTTGTTTACCCGTCGTTCTTCCGCACGGTGCCAAGTGACACATGGCAGGTTAACGCCATAGCGCTTCTGCTGAGGGAGTTGGCGTGGAACTGGGTGGCGGTGGTGGGCAGCGATGAGGAGTACGGCCAACAAGGCGCCCAAGAGTTCACCAAAAAAGCCGAGACCATGTCGACATGCGTGGCCTACCAGGGCATGATTCCGGTCTACACTGACCCCGTAGAAGCGGTCAAAAATATTGTCGACAACATCCAGGCCACCAAAGTCAAAGTGGTGCTGGTCTTTTCTCTTCCAGACCCAGCTGAGGTCTTTTTTAAAGAG GTTATCAAGAGGAAAATAAAGGGGGTGTGGATCGCCAGCGCAAGTTGGGTCGTTCACAATCGCCTGACATCCATCCCCGATATGCAAACCATCGGCACGGTCATCGGATTCACCTACAAAACGCAGACCTTGGATCTTCTGCCCGCCTACACGGAAGCGCTCTTTACAAAAATGAGCGAGGAGAAGACGTCCTATGACGCACCAAAGCTCAACGATCCCTGTCCAAAATGTTGGAACTTATCCCCTGCAAACATGAGCTTAGTCATGAATGCTGCGGTGAAGAGAGCGTCTTTTAGTGTGTATGCCGCCATCTACAGTGTTGCACAGTCATTGCACAACATGTTGGGATGCAACTCGACCACCTGTAAATGGGATGCTGAGACCAAAATTCTTCCTTGGAAG TTGTTACGAGTGTTACAGAACACATCTTTTGATATTAATGGCAAACATTTAGTGTATGACAGTAGCGGAAACCCCAACATTGGTTACGGTGTGATCGAGTGGATTTGGACCGACTCACATTTGGAATTTGTAGTCGTTGGAAACTTTGATGAAGAGCTGTCCATCAACAAGTCTCTTCTCAAATGGCACACTGAAAATTCAGAG GTCCCTAAGTCCACCTGTTCAGCGGAATGTGGGAAAGGCCAGGTGCGCAGAGTCAAAGGCTTTCATTCGTGCTGTTTTGATTGCATTGACTGTCTGCCAGGCACTTATCAGGCCAATAAAG AGGATATCCAGTGCACCCCATGCCCTAGGGGCCAGTGGTCACAGACTCTGAGCACTAACTGCACCAAACCTACCTTTGACGTTTTGTCCTGGGACAAACCTGCCGCACTTCATTTGGCACTGGGCGGGgcactgctgctgctgtgtcAGGTCGGTGTGGCTGGCGTGCTCCTGCGGCACTGGCGGACCCCCATGGTGGCGGCCTCCGGCGGGCCCTTGACATTTGTGGTGCTTTTCAGCCTGATGGGAGCCTGCCTCAGCCTGGCGCTCTTCCTGGGGCAGCCGGGGGACGCAGTGTGTCGCCTTCAGCTGCCCCTCATCTCCATTTTACAAACGATTGCTCTCTCTGTTCTCACAGCCATTTCCCTGCAG ATATTCATAATAACAGAGTTCCACGACAAGGCCGCCTCTCACCTACAGACACTTCGAGGTCCCgcttgctggctgtttttgatcTTCTGCTGTGCCGTGCAGGCCGGTTTCTGCGGCTGGTTTATCAAAGAAGGGCCGTCGTTGTCGGAGCACGTGGCCCACATGGAAATAAATTTCCTCAAGGCCTTCTTGTCATGTCCGGTGACTCCGATAGTCGGACTGGCCTTGATGCAAGGCCTCAATGTCTTAATGGCCCTTATGTCATTCATGTGCACCTTCATGGCAACAAAACCTCCGCATCAGTACTACCTTGCCCGGGACATCACCTTTTCCACATTAATCTACTGCATGATTTGGGTTACCTTTATTCCCATCTACATGGGTCTGAATGAAAAGAAAAGGTATTCTATTCTGATTTCCTTCAATATGGTTAGTAACTTCGGACTAATGGCAGCTTACTACTTCCCAAAATGTCACCTACTGTTGAGGAAACCTGAGCTCAACACCTTGGAGTACTTTTGCACCTTTTTAGAAGGCACAATGCCAGCTAATGAGGACCCACAGCCTCAACAAGCCCATTAA